A section of the Labrus mixtus chromosome 15, fLabMix1.1, whole genome shotgun sequence genome encodes:
- the abtb1 gene encoding ankyrin repeat and BTB/POZ domain-containing protein 1 yields the protein MDVLDLFISCRKGDICRVRYLVEQRDVDLNVRDKWDSTPLYYACLCGHEQLVQYLLASGAKFEANTFDGERCMYGSLNDSVRRLIKDYKCVSVRAMQRGDFNYFLHMLLEQGPQSDVKFLVHGQIFTAHRCVLSARSEYFTDMFETKWKGKTLITLKHPLINPAAFRAILQYIYTGRMDIDISLVEDSRRLAKQCKMTDLIEELENKCKKVYEFVSNKPGVCVKVLSLDPQSCQLQEEMAQLADCAVPTELRVGFGELPFNRVDHFPTYPDICFRVESFNFLCHKAFFCGRSDYFKALLEDHFSEGEQLQSQPSTLVITLHNISHEIFIHVMYYIYRDDTELTAENVFDVLCVADMYLLPGLKRLCGKTLAKTICEDNVLYMWKMAKLFRLSRLEDQCTEFMAKIIDRLVEQPEFAEVVKEDAASLEERHETDSVPLVDEIRYHIASNVQTYSAIEEANQKLDALEELLCSINIDC from the exons ATGGACGTGCTTGATTTGTTTATTAGTTGCAGAAAGGGCGACATTTGCAGAGTCAG aTACCTTGTGGAACAGAGGGACGTGGACCTCAATGTAAGAGATAAATGGGACAGCACTCCTTT GTATTATGCCTGTCTCTGTGGCCATGAGCAGCTGGTCCAGTACCTGTTGGCTAGTG GTGCCAAGTTTGAAGCCAACACGTTTGATGGCGAGCGATGTATGTACGGCTCTCTGAATGACTCTGTTCGACGTTTGATCAAGGACTATAAGTGTGTCAGTGTCCGCGCCATGCAGAGGGGAGATTTCAACTACTTTCTGCACAT GTTACTGGAGCAGGGTCCACAAAGTGATGTCAAGTTCCTGGTACACGGACAGATATTTACGGCCCACAGATGTGTCCTGAGTGCACGCTCCGAGTACTTCACTGATATGTTCGAGACTAAATGGAAAGGGAAGACCTTGATCACCCTCAAACACCCTTTG ATTAACCCTGCAGCCTTTAGAGCCATCTTGCAATATATCTATACAG GACGTATGGATATTGACATCAGCCTTGTGGAGGACTCCAGACGACTTGCTAAACAGTGCAAAATGACCGACCTCATAGAGGAGCttgaaaataaatgcaaaaaggtGTATGAATTTG TGTCCAACAAACCAGGAGTCTGTGTGAAGGTTCTCAGTCTGGACCCTCAAAGCTgccagctgcaggaggagatggCTCAGTTAGCAGACTGTGCAGTTCCCACTGAACTGCGG gttggatttggtGAACTTCCCTTTAACAGAGTCGACCACTTCCCAACGTATCCCGACATCTGCTTCAGAGTCGAGAGTTTTAATTTCCTCTGTCATAAG gcGTTTTTCTGTGGACGTAGCGATTACTTTAAAGCCTTGCTGGAAGACCACTTCAGCGAGGGCGAGCAGCTGCAGTCTCAGCCCAGCACGCTAGTGATTACTTTACACAACATTTCCCATGAAATATTTATCCATGTCATGTACTACATCTACAGGGATGACACAGAG CTGACAGCAGAGAATGTGTTTGACGTGCTGTGCGTGGCCGACATGTATCTGCTGCCCGGGCTGAAGCGTCTTTGTGGGAAGACTCTTGCTAAGACTATATGTGAGGACAACGTTTTGTACATGTGGAAGATGGCGAAGCTTTTCCGTCTCTCTCGGCTGGAGGATCAATGCACAGAGTTTATGGCTAAGATCATTGATCGG CTGGTGGAGCAGCCCGAGTTTGCCGAGGTCGTTAAAGAGGATGCTGCGTCACTGGAGGAGCGACATGAGACAGACTCTGTCCCCTTGGTAGACGAGATCCGCTATCACATCGCCAGCAACGTGCAGACGTACAGCGCAATCGAGGAGGCCAATCAGAAACTGGATGCCTTGGAGGAGCTGCTCTGCAGCATTAATATAGACTGCTGA